In one Pseudarthrobacter sp. NBSH8 genomic region, the following are encoded:
- the rpmI gene encoding 50S ribosomal protein L35: MPKMKTHSGAKKRFKLTGSGKLRRQQANRRHYLEHKSSRLTRRLAGDKIVFKGDAKVIRKMLGI, encoded by the coding sequence ATGCCGAAGATGAAGACCCACAGTGGTGCTAAGAAGCGCTTCAAGCTGACCGGCAGCGGCAAGCTGCGCCGCCAGCAGGCCAACCGCCGCCACTACCTTGAGCACAAGTCCTCCAGGCTGACTCGTCGCCTCGCCGGCGACAAGATTGTCTTCAAGGGTGACGCAAAGGTCATCCGGAAGATGCTCGGCATCTAA
- the rplT gene encoding 50S ribosomal protein L20, producing MARVKRAVNAHKKRRVILERAKGYRGQRSRLYRKAKEQLLHSFVYSYGDRKKKKGDFRRLWIQRINAASRANGLTYNRLIQGLKAAEVEVDRRMLAELAVSDANAFAALVKIAKDSLPADTSAPAVEAAAPKAAKAPKAKAAKPAADVAAK from the coding sequence GTGGCACGTGTGAAGAGGGCGGTCAACGCCCACAAGAAGCGCCGGGTTATCCTTGAACGCGCGAAGGGCTACCGTGGACAGCGTTCACGCCTGTACCGCAAGGCCAAAGAGCAGCTGCTGCACTCGTTTGTGTACAGCTATGGCGACCGCAAAAAGAAGAAGGGCGACTTCCGCCGCCTGTGGATCCAGCGCATCAATGCTGCATCCCGCGCCAACGGCCTGACTTACAACCGTCTGATCCAGGGCCTGAAGGCCGCTGAGGTCGAGGTTGACCGCCGCATGCTTGCCGAGCTGGCCGTTTCGGATGCTAACGCATTCGCCGCGCTGGTGAAGATCGCCAAGGATTCCCTGCCTGCCGACACGTCCGCTCCGGCCGTCGAAGCCGCAGCCCCTAAGGCTGCCAAGGCACCGAAGGCCAAGGCTGCAAAGCCGGCCGCTGACGTGGCTGCCAAGTAG
- a CDS encoding RNA methyltransferase yields the protein MNETGRPQDFPLSNPRADRVRKVAQLAGRPARLKRSEFLAEGPQAVREALTLHQKRVAAGEPGVVYEVYASEACLDRHPDLETLAEGIDAYLTTDEVLAAMADTVTPQGILAVCRFLDVSLEQVLDAGPRLLAVLCQVRDPGNAGTVLRAADAAGADAVILTASSVDIYNPKAVRSTAGSLFHLPVVLGADIAEVAAACRARGIGILAADGNGDVNLDTLQDENAARRIAGPGVESLFALENPTAWLFGNEAQGLAEDELALADHRVAVPVYGGAESLNLGTAATVCLYASARSQKA from the coding sequence ATGAACGAAACCGGGCGCCCGCAAGACTTTCCACTCTCCAATCCCCGAGCTGATCGGGTGAGGAAGGTGGCACAACTTGCCGGGCGCCCGGCGCGTTTAAAGCGCAGCGAGTTCCTGGCGGAGGGTCCGCAGGCTGTCCGCGAGGCCCTGACGCTGCACCAGAAACGAGTTGCCGCGGGGGAGCCCGGCGTCGTCTATGAGGTCTACGCGAGCGAGGCATGCCTTGACCGGCACCCGGACCTGGAGACACTAGCGGAGGGCATCGACGCATATCTCACTACGGATGAAGTCCTGGCCGCAATGGCGGACACCGTTACCCCGCAGGGCATTCTCGCAGTTTGTAGATTCCTGGACGTGAGCCTTGAGCAGGTCCTGGACGCCGGACCGCGGCTGCTTGCAGTGCTGTGTCAGGTCCGGGACCCTGGCAACGCGGGCACCGTTCTCCGGGCAGCTGACGCGGCCGGGGCGGACGCCGTCATCCTGACCGCCTCCAGCGTTGACATCTACAACCCCAAGGCGGTCCGTTCCACCGCCGGTTCCCTGTTCCACCTTCCCGTGGTCCTGGGCGCCGATATTGCGGAAGTGGCAGCAGCCTGCCGGGCTCGGGGGATCGGCATACTGGCTGCCGACGGCAACGGTGACGTCAACCTGGATACGCTCCAGGACGAAAACGCCGCCCGCCGGATCGCAGGCCCCGGCGTCGAATCGCTGTTCGCCCTGGAGAATCCCACAGCGTGGCTGTTCGGAAACGAGGCTCAGGGGCTCGCCGAGGATGAACTGGCGCTGGCCGATCACCGCGTGGCCGTGCCCGTTTACGGCGGAGCGGAAAGCCTGAACCTTGGCACGGCGGCAACGGTGTGCCTCTATGCGAGTGCCAGGTCCCAGAAGGCATGA
- a CDS encoding GlsB/YeaQ/YmgE family stress response membrane protein: MGFLAWIILGLIVGAIVKAVMPGKVGGGWVTSLVLGVVGAIVGGWIGSLLFGKGDLAFFDLGTWILAIVGGLVVAGVYGAITGRSKSTRAP, encoded by the coding sequence ATGGGTTTTCTTGCTTGGATTATTCTCGGCCTCATCGTAGGGGCCATCGTCAAGGCCGTTATGCCGGGCAAAGTTGGCGGCGGCTGGGTAACGAGCCTCGTGCTCGGCGTGGTCGGCGCGATTGTAGGCGGCTGGATTGGCAGCCTCCTGTTCGGCAAGGGTGACCTTGCCTTCTTTGATCTGGGTACTTGGATCCTGGCTATCGTAGGCGGCCTGGTAGTCGCCGGTGTCTACGGCGCCATCACAGGACGCAGCAAGAGCACACGGGCGCCCTGA
- a CDS encoding cation diffusion facilitator family transporter, with translation MAANGGTKAIVAALAANLTIAVLKFVAFFLTASSSMLAEAIHSMADSGNQLLLLIGGKRARKAASPEHPFGYGRERYIYAFIVSIVLFSVGGLFALFEAWEKLQHPNAIEGDFWWVPLAVLIGAIVAEAFSFRTAIIESNHIRGKQGWVSFVRTAKQPELPVILLEDLGALLGLLFALVGVSMTIVTGNGIWDAAGTGIIGLLLVAIAVVLAIETKSLLLGESATRDDVARISEAIEAGGHNRIIHLKTLHLGPEELLVAAKISVGAAETGRDIAAAIDGAESRIRTAVPIARVIYLEPDLHREAGRTDEISGAGHVSGAGHVSAEAGAQDPPA, from the coding sequence GTGGCTGCAAACGGCGGTACCAAGGCGATCGTCGCGGCCCTTGCCGCAAACCTGACCATCGCCGTCCTGAAATTCGTAGCCTTTTTCCTGACGGCATCCTCGTCGATGCTCGCCGAAGCGATCCACTCCATGGCCGACTCCGGCAACCAACTATTGCTGCTGATCGGCGGCAAACGCGCCAGAAAGGCAGCCAGCCCGGAGCATCCGTTCGGGTACGGCCGTGAACGCTACATTTACGCCTTCATCGTCTCGATCGTACTCTTCAGCGTGGGCGGGCTCTTTGCACTTTTCGAGGCGTGGGAGAAGCTGCAGCACCCAAACGCCATCGAGGGGGACTTCTGGTGGGTTCCGTTGGCGGTGCTGATCGGCGCCATCGTTGCCGAAGCGTTCTCGTTCCGGACGGCCATCATCGAGTCCAACCACATCCGCGGCAAGCAGGGCTGGGTGAGTTTTGTGCGCACAGCCAAGCAGCCGGAACTACCGGTCATCCTGCTGGAAGACCTCGGGGCGCTTCTGGGCTTGTTGTTCGCGCTCGTCGGTGTGAGCATGACAATCGTCACCGGCAACGGGATCTGGGATGCCGCGGGCACCGGCATCATCGGCCTGCTGCTCGTGGCCATCGCGGTTGTCCTGGCTATCGAAACCAAGTCCTTGCTGCTGGGCGAGTCTGCCACCCGGGATGATGTGGCCCGCATCAGCGAGGCCATCGAGGCAGGGGGACACAACCGCATCATCCACCTCAAGACCCTTCACCTCGGACCGGAGGAGTTGCTGGTGGCCGCCAAGATCTCCGTAGGTGCCGCGGAAACCGGCCGGGACATCGCCGCTGCGATTGATGGTGCCGAGTCCCGAATCCGCACGGCCGTTCCGATTGCCCGGGTGATCTACCTCGAACCGGATCTGCACCGCGAAGCCGGCCGCACGGACGAGATCTCCGGTGCAGGGCACGTTTCAGGCGCGGGCCACGTTTCAGCCGAAGCTGGGGCTCAGGACCCGCCGGCCTGA
- a CDS encoding MFS transporter, with the protein MSSVVRTSTASKAKTPHVGAAIFALAMGGVGIGVTEFTMMGLLKEVEQGLSISTPEAGHLISAYALGVVVGAPLLAAVGAKLPRKHLALGLMLFFTLANLTSYLAPDYGSMLVSRFAAGLPHGAFFGVAAVIAASLVSPTRRGWAISMVMAGLSVSNVIGVPAATWVGQTFGWRLLFLLVGGIGLLTLVLLWRYVPYQAPHPDASIRRELGALKRLQVWLAILIGIVGFGGFFATYTYIAHTMTLVAGIPASLLPIVVALYGLGMVAGTVVGGRLADKSVMGTLYWVLPGIAVALVVYAVAVHWPWSALVMVFVVGASGSMLIPALQTRLLDASPDAPSLASSLNHAALNVANALGAFLGGVVIAWGWGFVAPALVGAVLAVLGFGIAVASGLLERKKPLAA; encoded by the coding sequence ATGAGCAGCGTCGTCCGAACCTCCACCGCGTCCAAGGCGAAGACTCCGCACGTCGGCGCAGCGATCTTTGCGCTGGCCATGGGAGGCGTCGGGATAGGCGTCACGGAATTCACCATGATGGGCCTGCTCAAAGAAGTGGAACAAGGACTCAGTATCAGCACCCCGGAGGCGGGGCACCTCATCTCCGCTTATGCCCTCGGAGTGGTGGTAGGCGCGCCCCTGCTGGCCGCAGTCGGAGCCAAACTGCCGCGCAAACACCTCGCGCTCGGCCTTATGCTGTTCTTCACCCTCGCCAACCTGACGTCCTATCTTGCTCCCGATTACGGCAGCATGTTGGTGTCCCGGTTTGCGGCCGGACTGCCGCACGGCGCATTCTTCGGTGTCGCCGCCGTGATCGCCGCCTCCCTGGTTTCGCCCACCCGCCGCGGTTGGGCCATCTCCATGGTGATGGCAGGCTTGTCCGTTTCAAACGTTATCGGCGTACCGGCGGCCACCTGGGTGGGCCAGACCTTCGGCTGGCGGTTGCTGTTCCTCCTGGTAGGAGGAATTGGCTTGCTGACGCTGGTACTGCTGTGGCGCTATGTTCCGTACCAGGCACCCCATCCTGACGCGAGCATCCGCCGCGAACTGGGTGCGCTCAAACGGCTTCAGGTGTGGCTGGCCATCCTGATCGGCATCGTGGGATTTGGCGGCTTCTTCGCGACCTACACCTACATTGCCCACACCATGACCCTGGTGGCCGGGATTCCGGCGTCGCTGCTGCCCATTGTGGTCGCACTGTACGGACTGGGCATGGTGGCGGGAACTGTCGTCGGCGGCAGGCTTGCCGACAAGTCGGTGATGGGCACGCTGTACTGGGTCCTGCCCGGCATCGCCGTCGCCCTGGTGGTTTACGCAGTCGCTGTGCACTGGCCCTGGTCAGCCCTTGTGATGGTCTTTGTGGTGGGGGCGTCCGGCTCCATGCTGATCCCTGCCCTGCAGACCCGCTTGTTGGATGCCTCGCCGGACGCCCCTTCCCTCGCTTCCTCGCTCAACCACGCAGCGCTCAACGTTGCCAATGCCTTGGGCGCTTTCCTGGGCGGCGTAGTGATCGCCTGGGGCTGGGGCTTCGTGGCGCCCGCGCTCGTGGGGGCCGTGTTGGCCGTCCTTGGCTTTGGCATCGCTGTGGCCAGCGGGCTCCTGGAACGCAAGAAGCCGCTGGCCGCCTGA
- a CDS encoding (deoxy)nucleoside triphosphate pyrophosphohydrolase: MSGLIQVVGGAIVDSLMEPTRMLVARRTAPEQLAGFWEFPGGKVDAGEECEAALHRELREELGVEVRLGPELPAGTAAGWRLNERASMRVWLAEITNGDPQPLEDHDQLKWISTTKRDEALSLPWIPADFPIIRALLESLGTPVGSTATR, from the coding sequence GTGAGTGGACTGATACAGGTAGTTGGTGGAGCAATAGTGGACTCGTTGATGGAGCCCACGCGCATGCTGGTGGCCAGACGGACTGCTCCCGAGCAGCTCGCCGGGTTCTGGGAGTTCCCCGGCGGCAAGGTCGACGCCGGTGAGGAATGCGAGGCCGCGTTGCACCGGGAACTCAGGGAGGAGCTGGGCGTAGAGGTCCGCTTGGGGCCGGAACTCCCCGCCGGGACAGCGGCTGGCTGGCGGCTGAATGAGCGGGCCAGCATGCGGGTGTGGTTGGCGGAGATTACCAACGGTGATCCCCAGCCGCTCGAAGACCACGACCAGCTGAAATGGATCAGCACCACGAAGCGTGATGAAGCTCTCAGTCTTCCGTGGATCCCGGCCGATTTCCCGATTATCCGGGCACTTCTTGAGTCTTTGGGCACACCAGTGGGTTCAACCGCTACGCGCTGA
- a CDS encoding Rv2578c family radical SAM protein produces the protein MRWDAQALMPRPADVLGSGPSPALLPLAGLVRSVTTPEFAGITFHEITAKSVLNKVVAGSRMPFEWTVNPYRGCSHACVYCFARKSHTYLDFDAGLDFDSQVVVKVNAAEVLRKELAKPSWGHHQVALGTNTDPYQRAEGRYQLMPGIITALADSGTPLSILTKGTLLARDIPLLKRAAAQVPVGVGISLAMTDEALSEAVEPGTPGPRARLKLVSRLRDAGLPCGVMAMPILPWLSDSDEALDALFGSLAAAGATGVTAGALYLKPGTREWFMQWIAGNHPELAGRYRRLYGTGSYASKEYRTWLAAKVRYFKQRHGFTSGHGFSHRDLDDDPRGEEAQYPAGSIPSIPVDTQERPAGESQPAAAGPRQQPTLF, from the coding sequence ATGAGATGGGATGCGCAAGCACTGATGCCCCGGCCCGCCGATGTCCTCGGAAGCGGCCCGTCACCTGCCCTGCTCCCCCTTGCCGGGTTGGTCCGTTCGGTCACCACCCCCGAGTTCGCCGGCATCACCTTTCATGAGATCACCGCCAAATCGGTGCTCAACAAGGTGGTGGCCGGGTCGCGGATGCCGTTTGAGTGGACCGTCAACCCGTACCGCGGCTGCAGCCATGCCTGTGTTTATTGTTTTGCTCGCAAGAGCCACACGTACCTGGACTTTGACGCCGGGCTGGATTTTGACAGCCAGGTGGTGGTGAAGGTAAATGCCGCCGAGGTCCTCCGGAAGGAGCTGGCCAAACCGTCCTGGGGCCACCATCAGGTGGCCCTTGGCACCAACACGGATCCCTACCAGCGGGCCGAGGGCCGCTACCAGCTGATGCCGGGAATCATCACGGCGCTGGCTGACTCAGGCACGCCGTTGTCCATCCTCACGAAGGGGACGTTGCTGGCCCGGGACATTCCGCTGCTGAAGCGGGCTGCCGCCCAGGTGCCGGTAGGTGTGGGCATTTCCCTGGCCATGACGGATGAGGCACTCTCCGAAGCCGTGGAACCAGGCACGCCAGGGCCGCGGGCGCGGCTGAAGCTGGTCTCCCGCTTGCGCGATGCCGGGCTCCCCTGCGGTGTTATGGCGATGCCCATCCTGCCGTGGCTCTCAGACAGTGACGAAGCGCTTGATGCCCTGTTCGGTTCCCTGGCCGCCGCAGGGGCGACGGGCGTCACCGCCGGCGCCCTTTACCTGAAGCCGGGTACCCGGGAATGGTTTATGCAGTGGATTGCCGGGAACCACCCGGAACTGGCAGGCCGCTACCGGAGGCTCTACGGCACAGGCTCCTATGCCTCCAAGGAATACCGCACGTGGCTGGCCGCGAAAGTCCGCTACTTCAAGCAGCGGCACGGATTCACCAGCGGCCACGGTTTCAGCCACCGTGACCTCGACGACGATCCCCGCGGCGAGGAAGCCCAGTATCCAGCCGGGAGTATCCCGTCCATCCCCGTCGACACACAGGAACGGCCGGCTGGGGAATCCCAGCCGGCCGCCGCCGGGCCGCGTCAGCAGCCCACCCTGTTCTAG
- a CDS encoding SIMPL domain-containing protein: MTVEPNTRANSGTITVTGTGTAEARPDLLTISVGVECRRDSVGTAYADAGTVSAAVSGALRRHGVGDADIRTSGLNVRPEFVWRDGGGQQVTGYVASSGLTVRLRQVTAASGVIAAVVDAGGDDVRLNGLGLGFADESAVASLAREAAWQDAAARAEQFASLASARLGAVTSIAEHPDAPGPVPVARIQRAAASEAISVEAGRASISASVTVVWELQA; this comes from the coding sequence ATGACGGTTGAACCCAACACGAGGGCCAATTCCGGGACCATCACCGTGACCGGAACGGGGACGGCCGAGGCGCGACCTGACCTGCTGACAATTTCCGTGGGCGTCGAATGCCGGCGGGACAGCGTGGGCACCGCATATGCGGACGCGGGAACAGTATCCGCGGCTGTATCCGGTGCGCTCCGCCGGCACGGCGTGGGTGATGCGGACATCCGGACGTCCGGGCTGAACGTCCGGCCGGAGTTCGTCTGGCGCGACGGCGGCGGACAGCAGGTGACCGGCTATGTGGCCTCCAGCGGGCTTACCGTACGCCTGCGCCAAGTGACTGCGGCGTCCGGCGTTATTGCCGCCGTCGTGGATGCCGGCGGCGATGACGTGCGCCTGAACGGACTGGGGCTGGGCTTCGCGGATGAGTCGGCCGTCGCCTCCCTTGCCCGGGAAGCTGCCTGGCAGGATGCCGCTGCCAGAGCCGAACAGTTTGCATCCCTGGCGTCCGCGCGGCTTGGCGCGGTGACCTCAATTGCCGAGCACCCCGATGCACCCGGACCGGTTCCGGTGGCCCGGATCCAACGCGCCGCCGCCAGCGAAGCCATCAGCGTGGAAGCGGGCCGCGCGAGCATTAGCGCCAGCGTCACCGTGGTGTGGGAACTGCAGGCCTGA
- the pheS gene encoding phenylalanine--tRNA ligase subunit alpha gives MTETLPGAAIPNPTDEAAITAAVDQAIAAIAGAGSLDELKAVRLAHTGEKSPLSLANREIGGLPKDQKAVAGKLMGSSRGRVNKALADRTAELEAQNDARILLEETVDVTAAPRRRRAGARHPLSTLQDRVADIFVGMGWEIAEGPEVESEWFNFDALNFKPDHPAREMQDTFFVEPPEAHLVMRTHTSPVQVRSMLEREVPIYVLCPGKVFRTDELDATHTPVFHQFEGLAIDKNLSMADLLGTLEHFTRQMFGDEASVRLRPNYFPFTEPSAELDIWHPGAKGGPRWIEWGGCGMVNPNVLRAAGIDPDIYSGFAFGMGIERALMFRNEVGDMRDMIEGDVRFSEHFGMEI, from the coding sequence ATGACTGAAACTTTGCCGGGCGCCGCCATCCCGAACCCTACGGATGAAGCCGCCATTACTGCCGCTGTAGACCAGGCCATCGCCGCCATTGCCGGCGCTGGCTCCCTTGACGAACTTAAGGCGGTGAGGCTGGCGCACACCGGCGAGAAATCGCCGCTCAGCCTGGCCAACCGGGAGATCGGCGGACTGCCGAAGGACCAGAAGGCCGTAGCCGGCAAGCTCATGGGTTCCTCCCGGGGCCGGGTCAATAAGGCGCTCGCGGACCGCACCGCCGAGCTGGAAGCACAAAACGATGCCCGGATCCTGCTGGAAGAGACAGTGGACGTCACTGCCGCGCCCCGGCGTCGTCGGGCAGGAGCCCGGCACCCGCTCTCCACGCTTCAGGACCGCGTGGCGGATATCTTCGTTGGCATGGGCTGGGAAATCGCCGAAGGCCCCGAAGTGGAATCCGAGTGGTTCAACTTCGATGCCCTGAACTTCAAGCCGGACCACCCGGCCCGCGAAATGCAGGACACCTTCTTCGTGGAGCCGCCCGAGGCCCACCTGGTGATGCGTACGCACACCTCCCCGGTGCAGGTCCGTTCCATGCTGGAACGCGAAGTGCCGATCTACGTGCTGTGCCCCGGCAAGGTGTTCCGAACCGATGAGCTGGACGCCACCCACACTCCGGTGTTCCATCAGTTCGAGGGCCTGGCCATCGACAAGAACCTGAGCATGGCCGACCTCCTGGGCACGCTGGAGCACTTCACCCGGCAGATGTTCGGTGACGAGGCCTCCGTCCGGCTGCGCCCGAATTACTTCCCCTTCACGGAGCCCTCCGCGGAACTGGACATCTGGCACCCGGGCGCCAAGGGCGGCCCCCGCTGGATCGAATGGGGCGGCTGCGGCATGGTCAACCCCAATGTCCTCCGGGCCGCGGGCATCGACCCGGACATATACTCCGGTTTCGCATTTGGCATGGGCATCGAGCGCGCGCTCATGTTCCGCAATGAAGTCGGCGACATGCGCGACATGATCGAAGGCGACGTACGTTTCAGCGAGCACTTCGGGATGGAGATCTAA